The genomic stretch TGGGTAAACGTAAATTATAGTTGAACCATAACTTCTGATTTATGAACCAAGATCACACGAGGTACATAAGGTTCATTCACTTTCCTAATCTCAAGAAAGTCCGAAGAATATACGTGAAGTACTTTGTGCAATTCATCATGATAGGTTACGAGGTCGCCTCTTTCAATAGTCATAGCTTTCACCCTAGTCGTTAGTTTCTATAGTTAATTATACCTAACTATTTCGGTAAAAAAATTGGGAAACATGAAGGGATTTAGAGGTTAAATCACGATAATTTAAGACTAGTTTCCTCTTACAGTTAAAGTTCATGTATATTTATAGAAGGGAAAATTTTTAGCGTGAGCTTATACCTAATAAATGTAAATTAACCATGCAAACAAAGGCGGGGTAACAAATATGAACTTAGGAGAAAAGATTCGTTATTTCCGAAAAGTTAAAAACTTATCCCAGCAAGAACTATCTGCCGGGATTTGTTCGGTTCCTTATTTAAGTAAGATTGAGAACGGAGTTACTGAACCTTCGGAGGAAATACAGCAACACTTAGCTGCAAGATTAGATATTAGACTACATACTATTAATGAGAATGAGTTAATTCAAAATTACATAAAACTTTTCTATTCGTTGTACCAAAGAGACTATCAAACTGCAGAGCAACAATACCACACACTTTTAAATTCACCCTCACAGTCTGTTGAAGAAGACATATTGCACAAGATATTTAAGAGTATTTATATCATGATGGCAATGGAAGATACAAAAGAAGTCTCCAGTTTATTAGATGAAGTTGCTTATATTGATAATGTAATTAAAGGGGAAAAGGCGTTTTATTATTTAATTGCTAGAGGACAATTAAGTTTTTATTTAGAAGAATTCCAAGAATGTTTTAACTATCTAACTAAAGCTGAAAAACTTTTAGAAGAACACCGTTTTCAAGATTGGGAAAAAGGATATTTGCTTTACACCATCGGTCTTACAGCACATAAACTTTACAAAAATGTCGTTACATTAGAATACACAAATAAAGCTTTAGAAATCTTTGAAAAAACCTACTTTTTTAAACGGTGTGCAGATTGTAGAGTGTTACTCGCCACTGTACATCTAAGGATAAAGAACTTTGAGGAATCAGCAAAACATTTACTACTTGCAGAAACGATTGCAAATTCATTTGGTGATAGCGACCATTTAAAGGGAATTATTTATCACAATTTAGGTGGTATTGCCACGCATAAAGGGGAAACAGAAGAAGCAATAAAACTTTATTCTCGAAGTTTAATAGCCAAAGAGAAAGAACCACTTTCCTTAAAAATTGTAACCTTATCCGCGTTAGTAAAAAGTTATCAAGTGTGTAACAATCGAGAAAAAGGTCTAGAACTCATCAATACTTGGATCAATCACTTAGAAAATAATCCTCTATTTAGAGGATATGAACTCCATTTTCTTTATCATAAACATTTATTTACTCATGGTGAACTCAATGAGGAGGCTGTTCAGTTTATGATAAAAGAGTTAATTCCCTATTTTGAAAAACGGAATGAGTGGATTTTTTTATCAGAGTATTATCCGATTCTCGGAAAATATTTTGAGAATAACCAGAAATATAAACAAGCAAGTATGTATTACAATTCAGCTATTCTTTCTATGAAGAAAATGTATGACTTTGGGGTTACATATATCTAATCAAAAGAAAAAAGCACAATCAAAAGTGCTTTTTTTCTTCTACCTATATTTAAATTTAGCACACTTAACTCACCGAGCGCTCCTGTAAAATCACTGCCAGCTCCTCCGCTGAAATCGGTCGGCTGAAGTAATACCCTTGCGCTTCATTACATTGCTTTTGCTGCAAAAACTGAAGCTGTTCTTCCGTTTCTACCCCTTCTGCTATTACCTTCAAATCTAAGTTATGAGCCATTGCAATAATCGTTTCTACGAGTGACGCGTCTTTCGGATCTGCATAGATGTTACGCGTAAAGCTTTGGTCGATTTTTAACGTATGAATCGGGAACGTCTTCAGATAGCTTAGTGACGAATAGCCTGTTCCAAAGTCATCGATCGATAGATGAATTCCCATCTCTTTCAGCTGCTGCATCTTAGCTACAGCATACTTCGAATCTTGAATGATACTTTCTGTCAATTCTAGCTCTAGATATTGTGGAGCAAGCTCAGTTTCATTCAAAATTCTACTCACCCGCTCAACGAGATCGCTCTGCTGAAATTGACGAGATGAAATGTTGACGGCCATTCGTAACGGCGCGTACCCTGCGTTTTGCCAAGTTTTATTTTGACGACAAGCCCCATTAAGCACCCATTCTCCGATCTGTAGAATCAGTCCTGTTTCTTCGGCGATCGGAATAAATTCAGCTGGTGAGATCGTACCCCATTCTGGATGATGCCAGCGTAAAAGTGCTTCAACTCCGATGATGCCACCCGTTTCTACATTAATTTGAGGCTGGTATACAATCTTAAATTCGTCACGTTCCAGTGCCTTTCGAAGGCCGATCTCGAGCTTCATCTTCTTAGTAACCGCCTCATTCATCTCTGGTGTATAAAATTGAAAGTTGTTCTTCCCTTGTTCCTTCACTCGATACATCGCAGTGTCTGCATTTTTGATCAACGTTTCAATATCACGGCCATCTCCTGGATACATTGCAATTCCAATCGAAGGTGTGACAAAAAGCTCTTGCTCGTTAACCATAACGGAGCTGCTAAACAGATCTACGATTTGCTGTGCGATTTTTGAGACTTCATCTGCTGTTGTGTTCGGTATGAGTACGATAAACTCATCTCCACCCTGACGGCAGACCGTATCATTCTTTCCTACACATGCTTGGATGCGCTTTGCAATTTCAATCAACAGTTGATCTCCGACCGCATGTCCAAGGGTATCATTGATGTACTTGAATCGGTCTAGGTCGATAAACATAATGCCGATCGTCTGTTTGGTATCATCCGCCAATTCGAGCGCTTGAGAAAGACGGTCGTTCAACAGAAGTCGATTCGGAAGTCCTGTTAAAGGATCACGGTAGACCATCTGATTAATTTTCTTCTCGTTTCTTTTTCGCTCCGTAATGTCACGAATGATGCTGCTAAAATAAACTTGATCATCTTCCTGCCATGCTGCGAGTGACAGTTCAATCGGAAATTCACTTCTATCTTTTCGAACTCCCTCTAATTCAACCGTATTGCCAATTACTTTTGGTTCTCCAGACAACAGGTAACGTTCCATGCCTTCTTTATGCGCTTTTCTAAATTTGTACGGTATAATGATCTGCAGATTTTTTCCAAGTACCTCTTTTTCGGTAAAACCAAAGATCAACTCTGCTCCTTTGTTCCACGAAATGATAGTTCCTGTTCGATCTGACAAAATAATAGAATCATTAGCAGACTCGATAACAGAACGGAATTTTCTTTCTGATAGGATCGACTGATACTCAAACCTACGATCAATGAACGTGCTGATGAACACCATACCTAATAGAATGAGGATTACGATTCCGATCGCATAAGCTAATAGGGTGCTGTTAAACGGTGTTGCTGCTAGATCCGTGTGATGCTGATGCGCTTTGTAACTAGCAGCCGACATACCTGTGTAGTGCATTCCAGAAATGGCGATGCCCATGAGCACCGCACTTCCTAGTTTGACGAGCCATATTTTACTGGTTTTATAGTTTTGGCTAACAAACGAAAGTAGATACAGCGCTACGACTGATGCGACAAAAGCAATGATCGCTGAAAGCGTCCATAATACTGGATTGTAGTTTATTTCAGCGTTCATTTTCATCGCTTCCATACCTGTGTAATGCATAGAAACGATACCCGTCGCCATGAAAAGAGCTCCTAACAATACCTGTTTTTTCCCCATAACAGGGCGGCTGATGATATAGAGTGCGATTCCGGAAGAAAGGATCGCTGGAATGATTGAAACAATGACGAGTGTTACATCATAAGTGACCGAGATTGATAAGTGAAAAGCAAGCATCGCCACAAAATGCATGGCCCAGATGCCCATTCCCATCGCAAAAGCTCCTGAGATCATCCAAATGTATCGTGCGTATGATTTTGTTTTTTGCACTTGAATCCCTAAATCTAATGCCGCATAAGAAGCAATGACTGCAATAATGATTGATAGAGAAACAAGCGGAATGTGATATGTACTAGAAACGGCGTCCATTTATAGAAACTCTCCTTGTTGATAAATCGAAAATACTTTACATATTCTATATCGGTAAAATATTTACCGTATTAAGAGAGAGTAATAATAATATTTTTAAACAGTTGTTTAATTTGATAGATCATCTGTAAAAGTTATAGATTTTTTATGCATACTTGCGAAGGGAGTTTATGTATAATTATAAATAATTGGAAATAAAAGTTAATATTGGTTATGAGGAGTGGTCTTATGGTGTTAAAAAGAAATGCTGGTATACTTTCAATTCTTTCTTTATTAATTGCAGGTTCTCCAATCGTTCTGGCTGCATATAGCTCATTCATTGCGGACTATATGTTTCCTATTTTTTTCACGTTTATCGTTTTATCTTTGTTCTTGGCTTTTTACGCGAAAAAAGGATTATCAAAACGAATTGCTACAACTCTCGTTTTTGGATTCATAGGATTGGCGGCGCTCTTGTATCTTGGCTTGCACCTCTTCTGGTCTAAGCCTTAATCCACTATAATAACAGGAGGAAATATCATGTTTTTTGGAATGCCATTTCTTATTAGCTTAATACCAGGCATAATCGTCCTTTTTCTCACCTGGTGGCTAAGAAAAAAGAACGTCTCTTTGTTCATAAAACTTGTGCCATGTTTGTTAATCGTGATTAGCTCCTTTGTCATTTTATATGTGAGTTTAGAGTTCATTCGTGGTTTTGAAGGAGCAGCTTATGGAATCCTCTCGTTTTTCTTACTTTGTTATGGAGTTGCAGCCTATTTCCTTGCTACAAAAAGAATCACCGTCATTCCAAACACAAAAAAAGGATAACCTGGCACAAACCCCAGGTCATCCTCATCCTTTTTCCAGCCGTTATCCCAAACGAAACACGATCCCATGTCCGCCTTTTGGATATTCCCACTTAATGTTTTGATGCGGACAACCGATTCGGCAGCTTCCGCACTCGTGACAGCCTTCGTACCCGACGTGCATCCGAATCTCTTCCCATTTATACACTTCTGCCGGACAGAAAATCGTGCAGATTTTATCAGGACAGTGGTTCAGACAAACATCGGCATCCATAACGGTAAGATGTGACTTCGTGTCTGCGTTAAAACGAACGAGATACTGTTTTTCTTCGATGCTTTGACACTTTTTTTCGCTCATTTACTTCATCACCTTCCACGCCCGGTAAGCGTCACGAGCTAGTTTGAATTTCTCTCCAGCCGTTCCTACATCACGCCAAATTTTCTTCTGTTTCTCCCATTTCGATGAACCATCTACCGTAAACATTTGGCTCGCCGCTTTGTTCACCATCGGAATGTACTTATCAAAATACTGAGGAAACTTATCAAAATGATGCGTCGAATCTTTATACTTTTTCATATCCTGACCGACAAAGCTGCTCATCAAGCGTGTTTTATAATGATTGAGTGTCGCTTCCGAATAGTCATCACGTTCCTTCGCGAGGAGCACCGCTTCAGCGGCGAACTGACCGGACTTCATTGCAAGGTTTGAGCCTTCTCGGTGAATTGCGTTCACAAGCTGAGCGGCGTCTCCAACAACGAGCACCCCGTTGCCCGCTACCTTTGGCATGGATTTGTATCCACCCTCTGGAATCATGTGCGCCAAATACTCGACAGGCTCTCCTCCCGCGATGTACGGTCGAATCATCGGATGATTCTTCACATACTCTAAGAGCTCATATGGTTTTATCTTATGCTTGATAAGCCCAGATAGAAGTGAGCCGACACCTAAGCTCAACGTGTCTTTGTTCGTATAAAGAAATCCGGTCCCGAGAATTCCTTTTGTCGCGTCACCAAAAAGCTCGATTGTGGTACCTTGATTCTCTTCCAAATTAAATCGGTCCTCAATCGTCTTTTTGTCGAGCTTGATGATTTCCATCGTGGCGAGGGCCACTTCATCCGGCCTGAACTCTTTGTGAAAGCCGAGTGACTTGGCTAACAACGAATTCACGCCATCCGCCAGTACAACAACATCCGCGTACAGGTCACCGTCTGGTCGATCCGTTCGTACTCCCACTACTTTTCCGTTCTCAACAATACACTCTAGAACAACGGTTTCGTTCACCAAAAGAGCTCCTTGCTCAACGGCTTTCCCCGCAAACCATTGATCGAATTTTGCCCGTAGTACCGTAAAGTTGTTGTACGGTTCCTGTCCCCATTCCATTCCCTTGTATCCGACGGTTACCGCAGATTCTTTGTCCATCATCATGAATCGTTGCTCTACAATAGGTCGCTCGAGCGGCGCTTCTTTCCAGAACTCTGGGATCACGTCCTCCATCATTTTGCGATAAAGAACACCGC from Bacillus sp. E(2018) encodes the following:
- a CDS encoding 4Fe-4S dicluster domain-containing protein is translated as MSEKKCQSIEEKQYLVRFNADTKSHLTVMDADVCLNHCPDKICTIFCPAEVYKWEEIRMHVGYEGCHECGSCRIGCPHQNIKWEYPKGGHGIVFRLG
- a CDS encoding bifunctional diguanylate cyclase/phosphodiesterase, producing MDAVSSTYHIPLVSLSIIIAVIASYAALDLGIQVQKTKSYARYIWMISGAFAMGMGIWAMHFVAMLAFHLSISVTYDVTLVIVSIIPAILSSGIALYIISRPVMGKKQVLLGALFMATGIVSMHYTGMEAMKMNAEINYNPVLWTLSAIIAFVASVVALYLLSFVSQNYKTSKIWLVKLGSAVLMGIAISGMHYTGMSAASYKAHQHHTDLAATPFNSTLLAYAIGIVILILLGMVFISTFIDRRFEYQSILSERKFRSVIESANDSIILSDRTGTIISWNKGAELIFGFTEKEVLGKNLQIIIPYKFRKAHKEGMERYLLSGEPKVIGNTVELEGVRKDRSEFPIELSLAAWQEDDQVYFSSIIRDITERKRNEKKINQMVYRDPLTGLPNRLLLNDRLSQALELADDTKQTIGIMFIDLDRFKYINDTLGHAVGDQLLIEIAKRIQACVGKNDTVCRQGGDEFIVLIPNTTADEVSKIAQQIVDLFSSSVMVNEQELFVTPSIGIAMYPGDGRDIETLIKNADTAMYRVKEQGKNNFQFYTPEMNEAVTKKMKLEIGLRKALERDEFKIVYQPQINVETGGIIGVEALLRWHHPEWGTISPAEFIPIAEETGLILQIGEWVLNGACRQNKTWQNAGYAPLRMAVNISSRQFQQSDLVERVSRILNETELAPQYLELELTESIIQDSKYAVAKMQQLKEMGIHLSIDDFGTGYSSLSYLKTFPIHTLKIDQSFTRNIYADPKDASLVETIIAMAHNLDLKVIAEGVETEEQLQFLQQKQCNEAQGYYFSRPISAEELAVILQERSVS
- a CDS encoding YesK family protein gives rise to the protein MFFGMPFLISLIPGIIVLFLTWWLRKKNVSLFIKLVPCLLIVISSFVILYVSLEFIRGFEGAAYGILSFFLLCYGVAAYFLATKRITVIPNTKKG
- a CDS encoding helix-turn-helix transcriptional regulator; translated protein: MNLGEKIRYFRKVKNLSQQELSAGICSVPYLSKIENGVTEPSEEIQQHLAARLDIRLHTINENELIQNYIKLFYSLYQRDYQTAEQQYHTLLNSPSQSVEEDILHKIFKSIYIMMAMEDTKEVSSLLDEVAYIDNVIKGEKAFYYLIARGQLSFYLEEFQECFNYLTKAEKLLEEHRFQDWEKGYLLYTIGLTAHKLYKNVVTLEYTNKALEIFEKTYFFKRCADCRVLLATVHLRIKNFEESAKHLLLAETIANSFGDSDHLKGIIYHNLGGIATHKGETEEAIKLYSRSLIAKEKEPLSLKIVTLSALVKSYQVCNNREKGLELINTWINHLENNPLFRGYELHFLYHKHLFTHGELNEEAVQFMIKELIPYFEKRNEWIFLSEYYPILGKYFENNQKYKQASMYYNSAILSMKKMYDFGVTYI
- a CDS encoding FAD-dependent oxidoreductase codes for the protein MSEKFDVIVVGAGPAGISCAYELAKVGVNVLLIERGEYPGSKNVMGGVLYRKMMEDVIPEFWKEAPLERPIVEQRFMMMDKESAVTVGYKGMEWGQEPYNNFTVLRAKFDQWFAGKAVEQGALLVNETVVLECIVENGKVVGVRTDRPDGDLYADVVVLADGVNSLLAKSLGFHKEFRPDEVALATMEIIKLDKKTIEDRFNLEENQGTTIELFGDATKGILGTGFLYTNKDTLSLGVGSLLSGLIKHKIKPYELLEYVKNHPMIRPYIAGGEPVEYLAHMIPEGGYKSMPKVAGNGVLVVGDAAQLVNAIHREGSNLAMKSGQFAAEAVLLAKERDDYSEATLNHYKTRLMSSFVGQDMKKYKDSTHHFDKFPQYFDKYIPMVNKAASQMFTVDGSSKWEKQKKIWRDVGTAGEKFKLARDAYRAWKVMK